Proteins from a single region of Flavobacterium sp. YJ01:
- a CDS encoding malectin domain-containing carbohydrate-binding protein gives MNRIVFFIFCFFSSLCFVWSQSKDSGKFRKEISLNSSWETIMLDNLPVQEDRFVDLPKTDSNWQKVSVPHNWDQYYGFRRTKHGNLHGTAWYKKALKLDKSAVGKRLFLYFEGVSSYATVWVNGKKVGEHKGGRTTFTLDITKAVSLNKENLILVKAAHPSFIADLPWVCGGCSGEWGFSEGSQPMGIFRPVSLVITNDVRIEPFGVHIWNDKSVSKQKAILHTTTEIKNYGTSNRNLRIENILYDASGKKVVITKSDIKNISGETKEIAQTLPEIQNPKLWSPSNPYLYKLVTSIYENGKIIDQLTTPYGIRWVSWPVSRDGKDNRFFINDEPLFINGVCEYEHLIGKSHSFSDEMIHSRIEQIKAGGFNAFREAHQPHNLLYQKELDENGILFWSQFSAHIWYDTPEFKENFKTLLREWIKERRNSPSVVMWGLQNESTIPKEFAEECTQIIREMDPLSASQRIVTTCNGGEGTDWNVVQNWSGTYGGDPLKYHLEMTTQLLNGEYGAWRSADLHTEGEFDQKGTLSENRFSQLMEIKVREAESVKDKIAGQFNWLFASHENPGRVQNGEGFRDIDKVGPVNYKGLFTIWGEPLDAFYMYRANFVSNKTNPMVYIVSHTWPSRWEKSGIKNGIDIYSNCDEVELFNDVNKASLGKLKNPGIGQHFQFNNVNIQYNVLYAVGYVNGKAVAKDYIVLNNFPKAPSFDALTSEKTDITKAQKGYNYIYRVNCGGSELTDSAGNTWLTDTHKNGQNTWGSLSWTDNFEKLPDFFASQRTTFDPINGTKDPELFQSFRYGVDKLRYEFPAPDGEYLVELYFTEPWYGTGGGLDCKGWRLFDVAINENVVLKDFDIWAEAGHDNALKKTFKVKSTNGKIVISFPNVKASQAIISAIAIATKDIHARPASESSKNIQNLVLDSYDKNNRIASWLDINSKQYSDSDVVFTELPSEVFGADYLQFSSHSKNKGSFTAREESTVYILVDDKIKTLKGLSDYKKIEEKAKNNNGISFDVFTKKVKKDEKVIFDNAEIINTIAIVPTYDMGEKDVSRPVVIIEAEKTKTTGTGIEKGNFKKADYIEFTKKTNNSIEFEVKPGVAGIYLMRFKFMNRNETPLKVKFKMEDAYGILMRNDIIEFFPSPEKWKILNTTSGGYINAGTYKITLEGNDLKGLMLDNFEFQ, from the coding sequence ATGAATAGAATAGTTTTTTTTATTTTTTGTTTTTTTTCAAGTCTTTGCTTTGTTTGGAGTCAGAGCAAAGATTCGGGGAAGTTTCGTAAAGAAATTTCACTGAATTCGTCTTGGGAAACCATAATGTTGGACAATCTTCCGGTGCAGGAAGACAGGTTTGTAGACCTTCCAAAAACTGATTCCAATTGGCAGAAGGTTAGTGTGCCTCACAATTGGGATCAGTATTATGGTTTTAGAAGAACAAAACATGGAAATTTACACGGTACTGCGTGGTACAAAAAAGCATTAAAACTTGATAAAAGCGCTGTTGGCAAAAGACTTTTTCTTTATTTTGAAGGAGTAAGTTCTTACGCAACAGTTTGGGTAAATGGCAAAAAAGTGGGCGAACACAAAGGTGGACGAACCACTTTTACGCTTGATATTACTAAGGCTGTTTCTTTAAATAAGGAGAATCTAATTTTAGTAAAAGCAGCGCATCCATCGTTTATTGCAGATCTTCCTTGGGTTTGCGGTGGCTGTTCTGGAGAATGGGGATTTTCTGAAGGTTCTCAGCCAATGGGGATTTTTAGACCAGTTTCTTTGGTTATTACAAACGATGTTAGAATTGAGCCTTTTGGTGTTCATATTTGGAACGACAAATCGGTTTCCAAACAAAAAGCGATTCTTCATACGACTACAGAAATCAAGAATTATGGTACTTCAAACAGAAATTTAAGGATTGAAAATATTCTTTATGATGCTTCGGGAAAGAAAGTTGTTATCACAAAAAGTGATATCAAAAACATTTCGGGAGAAACAAAAGAAATAGCACAGACACTTCCTGAGATTCAGAATCCGAAATTATGGTCACCATCCAATCCGTATTTGTATAAATTGGTGACTTCAATTTATGAAAACGGAAAAATAATCGATCAGTTAACAACACCTTATGGAATTCGTTGGGTAAGCTGGCCAGTAAGTCGCGACGGAAAAGATAATCGTTTTTTTATTAACGATGAACCTCTTTTTATAAATGGTGTTTGCGAATACGAACATTTAATTGGAAAAAGTCATTCGTTTTCAGACGAAATGATTCATTCCAGAATCGAACAAATCAAAGCAGGTGGATTTAATGCTTTTAGAGAAGCGCATCAGCCTCATAATTTATTATATCAAAAAGAATTAGACGAAAACGGAATCCTGTTTTGGAGTCAGTTTTCGGCGCATATTTGGTACGATACGCCAGAGTTTAAAGAAAACTTTAAAACCTTATTACGAGAATGGATTAAAGAACGCAGAAACAGTCCGTCTGTAGTAATGTGGGGATTGCAGAATGAAAGTACAATTCCAAAGGAATTTGCGGAAGAATGCACACAGATTATCCGTGAAATGGATCCGTTATCGGCCTCGCAAAGAATCGTAACAACTTGTAATGGAGGAGAAGGAACAGATTGGAATGTCGTTCAAAACTGGTCTGGAACTTATGGCGGAGATCCGTTAAAATACCATCTGGAAATGACCACTCAGTTATTAAACGGAGAATACGGCGCATGGCGTTCAGCCGATTTGCATACAGAAGGAGAATTTGACCAAAAAGGAACTTTAAGCGAAAACCGTTTTTCTCAATTAATGGAAATTAAAGTTAGAGAAGCCGAATCGGTAAAAGATAAAATTGCGGGACAATTCAACTGGCTTTTTGCTTCGCATGAAAATCCGGGAAGAGTTCAAAACGGAGAAGGTTTTAGAGACATTGACAAAGTCGGCCCAGTAAATTACAAAGGACTTTTTACCATTTGGGGCGAACCTTTGGATGCATTTTATATGTATCGAGCGAATTTTGTTTCGAACAAAACCAATCCGATGGTTTATATTGTTTCGCATACTTGGCCAAGCCGTTGGGAAAAATCGGGAATCAAAAACGGAATCGATATTTATTCGAATTGTGATGAGGTAGAATTGTTTAATGATGTCAATAAAGCTTCACTTGGAAAACTAAAAAATCCGGGAATCGGACAGCATTTTCAGTTTAATAATGTCAATATTCAGTACAATGTTTTATATGCCGTTGGTTATGTAAATGGGAAAGCGGTTGCTAAAGATTATATCGTTTTAAATAATTTTCCAAAAGCACCAAGTTTTGATGCTTTAACGTCTGAGAAAACAGATATAACAAAAGCCCAGAAAGGTTATAATTATATTTATAGAGTAAATTGTGGTGGTTCTGAATTGACAGATTCTGCTGGAAATACTTGGTTAACGGATACACATAAAAACGGTCAAAATACTTGGGGTTCGTTATCGTGGACAGATAATTTTGAAAAATTGCCAGACTTTTTTGCCAGTCAAAGAACAACTTTCGATCCAATAAACGGTACGAAAGATCCTGAGTTATTTCAAAGTTTTAGATATGGAGTTGATAAACTACGTTACGAATTTCCTGCTCCAGACGGAGAATATTTAGTAGAACTTTATTTCACAGAACCTTGGTACGGAACTGGCGGAGGTTTAGACTGCAAAGGCTGGCGTTTGTTTGACGTTGCAATAAACGAAAATGTTGTTTTAAAAGATTTCGATATTTGGGCAGAAGCTGGACATGATAACGCTTTGAAAAAGACCTTTAAAGTAAAAAGTACAAACGGAAAAATTGTGATTTCATTTCCAAATGTAAAAGCTTCACAAGCGATTATTTCTGCAATTGCAATTGCAACAAAAGACATTCATGCAAGACCAGCGTCAGAATCTTCAAAAAACATTCAGAATTTAGTTTTAGATTCTTATGATAAAAACAACAGAATAGCTTCATGGCTAGATATCAATTCAAAACAATATTCAGATTCTGATGTTGTTTTTACCGAATTGCCTTCGGAAGTTTTTGGAGCAGATTATTTGCAGTTTTCATCTCATTCTAAAAATAAAGGTTCGTTTACAGCTAGAGAAGAATCGACTGTTTATATTCTAGTTGATGATAAAATAAAGACATTAAAAGGGCTTTCAGATTATAAAAAAATAGAAGAAAAAGCAAAAAACAATAATGGAATTTCATTTGATGTTTTCACTAAAAAAGTAAAAAAAGACGAGAAAGTTATTTTTGATAATGCTGAAATTATAAATACAATTGCAATTGTTCCAACTTACGATATGGGCGAAAAAGACGTTTCAAGACCAGTTGTAATTATTGAAGCCGAAAAAACAAAAACAACTGGAACGGGAATCGAAAAAGGAAATTTCAAAAAAGCCGATTATATTGAATTTACTAAAAAGACCAATAATAGCATCGAGTTTGAAGTAAAACCTGGTGTTGCTGGAATTTATTTAATGCGTTTTAAATTTATGAATCGAAATGAAACGCCATTAAAAGTGAAATTTAAAATGGAAGATGCTTACGGAATTTTAATGCGAAATGATATCATCGAATTTTTCCCTTCACCAGAAAAATGGAAGATTTTGAATACAACTTCAGGAGGATATATTAATGCAGGAACGTATAAAATTACCTTGGAAGGTAATGATTTGAAGGGATTAATGTTGGACAATTTCGAATTTCAGTAA
- a CDS encoding sugar-binding domain-containing protein gives MILKKITIALLFSVSIFAQKQARIIEDFNKNWNFKLGDYPEAINASFNTSDWRTLQLPHDWSIEGAFDKDSKTKQAQGFLPAGKGWYRKVFTIPASSKNKTISIEFDGVFKNSEVFINGKSLGIRPNGYISFSYDLSLYLNYGQANTIAVKVDNDAQPNSRWYTGSGIYRNVRLVTSEKLHVRKWGTFVTTPEVSTVKSKVHLEITIDNDNDTAKEFTLVTSILDAKNKEVANKTSVEKIGAKTFETKVHNLDVLKTQLWNTENPYLYKVVTKIYEKSVLVDNYETPLGFRFFNFDAEKGFSLNGVPTKIYGVCLHHDNGALGAVENIHAVRRKLTLMKEMGANAIRMSHNPHSLEMMQLCDEMGFIVQDEAFDVWKKKKVTNDYHKDWDAWHKQDLEDFIKRDRNHPSVMMWSIGNEIREQFDSTGIAITRELAKIVKSLDTTRPVTSALTENVIEKNFIYQSGALDLLGFNYKHEDYKDFPTKFKGQKILASESVSALETRGHYDFPDGIKAWPTKHGAPFDGNADWTVSAYDQVKSYWGATHEENWKTIKSQDFMAGTFIWTGFDYIGEPDPYPYPARSSYFGIVDLAGLPKDVYYMYQSEWSNKTVLHILPHWNWKKNQEVEVWAYYNNADEVELFLNGKSLGKKSKQNDDLHISWRVKFEPGTLKAISRKNGKVVLEKEIHTAGEASKIDLKADKTAIKNDTYDLVYVTVSMLDKDGNLLPNAMDLVNFEVTGGGKLVGVDNGYQANLDSFKANSCKLFNGKCIAIIQSNGKKEKIQLKATAGNGISVSSIKISVN, from the coding sequence ATGATTTTAAAAAAAATTACAATTGCGTTACTGTTTTCGGTATCTATTTTTGCGCAAAAGCAAGCCAGAATTATCGAAGATTTCAATAAAAACTGGAACTTCAAACTGGGAGATTATCCCGAAGCGATTAATGCCAGTTTCAATACATCAGATTGGAGAACGCTTCAATTGCCACATGATTGGAGTATTGAAGGAGCTTTTGATAAAGATAGTAAAACCAAGCAAGCACAAGGATTTTTACCCGCTGGAAAAGGTTGGTACCGCAAAGTATTTACTATTCCGGCAAGCTCGAAAAACAAAACCATTTCAATTGAATTTGATGGTGTTTTTAAGAATAGTGAAGTTTTTATCAATGGGAAATCATTGGGAATTCGCCCGAATGGTTATATTTCTTTTAGTTATGATTTGTCTCTGTATTTAAATTATGGACAAGCAAATACGATAGCTGTCAAAGTTGATAATGATGCTCAGCCAAATTCAAGATGGTATACAGGTTCTGGAATTTACAGAAATGTAAGATTGGTGACAAGCGAAAAATTGCATGTTAGAAAATGGGGAACTTTTGTGACTACGCCTGAGGTTTCGACGGTGAAATCAAAAGTACATTTAGAAATTACAATTGATAATGATAATGATACTGCCAAAGAATTTACATTGGTGACTTCTATTTTAGATGCAAAGAATAAAGAAGTGGCGAATAAGACTTCTGTAGAGAAAATTGGCGCTAAAACATTTGAAACGAAAGTGCATAATCTGGATGTTTTAAAGACTCAATTATGGAATACTGAAAATCCATACTTGTATAAAGTTGTCACAAAAATCTACGAGAAATCTGTACTAGTCGATAATTATGAAACACCACTTGGATTTAGATTTTTTAATTTCGATGCTGAAAAAGGATTTTCTTTAAACGGGGTTCCAACAAAAATATACGGAGTTTGTCTGCATCATGATAATGGTGCTTTGGGAGCAGTTGAAAATATTCATGCCGTTAGAAGAAAACTAACGTTGATGAAAGAAATGGGAGCAAACGCTATCAGAATGTCGCATAACCCGCATTCTTTGGAAATGATGCAATTGTGCGACGAAATGGGATTCATCGTTCAGGACGAAGCTTTTGACGTTTGGAAAAAGAAAAAAGTAACTAATGATTACCATAAAGATTGGGATGCGTGGCACAAACAAGATTTAGAAGATTTTATCAAAAGAGATCGTAATCATCCATCTGTTATGATGTGGAGTATTGGGAACGAAATTAGAGAACAGTTTGATTCGACTGGAATTGCGATTACGAGAGAATTAGCTAAAATTGTAAAATCACTAGATACAACTCGTCCAGTAACTTCGGCTTTAACCGAAAATGTAATTGAGAAAAACTTCATTTATCAATCTGGAGCTTTGGATCTTTTGGGATTCAATTACAAACATGAAGATTATAAAGATTTTCCAACGAAATTTAAAGGACAAAAAATATTGGCATCAGAAAGTGTTTCGGCTTTAGAAACGCGCGGACATTATGATTTTCCTGATGGAATTAAAGCCTGGCCAACCAAACACGGAGCTCCGTTTGATGGAAATGCTGATTGGACCGTTTCGGCTTACGATCAAGTAAAATCGTATTGGGGAGCAACGCACGAAGAAAACTGGAAAACAATTAAAAGTCAGGATTTCATGGCGGGAACTTTTATCTGGACAGGATTCGATTATATCGGAGAACCAGATCCGTATCCATATCCTGCAAGAAGTTCGTATTTCGGAATTGTTGATTTGGCCGGGCTTCCAAAAGATGTGTATTATATGTACCAAAGCGAATGGTCGAATAAAACGGTTCTGCATATTTTACCGCATTGGAACTGGAAAAAAAATCAGGAAGTTGAAGTTTGGGCTTATTACAACAATGCTGATGAAGTAGAATTATTCTTAAACGGAAAATCGCTAGGGAAGAAATCAAAACAAAATGATGATTTGCATATTTCATGGCGAGTAAAATTTGAGCCTGGAACATTAAAAGCCATTTCGAGAAAGAACGGAAAAGTGGTTCTGGAGAAAGAAATTCATACAGCAGGGGAAGCTTCTAAAATTGATTTAAAAGCTGATAAAACTGCAATCAAAAACGATACTTATGATTTGGTTTATGTAACAGTTTCAATGCTTGACAAAGACGGAAACTTATTGCCAAACGCAATGGATTTAGTTAATTTTGAAGTAACTGGCGGAGGAAAATTAGTTGGAGTTGATAATGGCTACCAAGCGAATTTGGATTCTTTTAAAGCCAATTCTTGTAAGTTGTTTAATGGAAAATGTATTGCGATTATTCAGTCGAATGGAAAGAAAGAAAAAATTCAGTTGAAAGCGACAGCAGGAAATGGAATTTCGGTTTCATCGATTAAGATAAGTGTTAATTAA
- a CDS encoding TIM barrel protein: MKLNKNLIVVLFVALSTTFNSCATAQSSNKKQKYKVAVCDWMILKRQKLGAFGLAAEIKADGIELDMGGLGNRPTFDSKLGDPVERQKFLDKSKETGVGISSIAMSGFYAQSFATREITPMITDCIQAMKNMKVKVAYLPLGTQTDLVKNPELRPEVIKRLQWAGKEVGKIGGVIAIETSLDATEEKKLLDEVGSKYIKSSFNFANALDNKRDISSELKILGKKYVAQIHASNTDQFWLENDKAIDMPKIKQTLDEMKWSGWLIVERSRDVTQVHNVKANYGANVAYLKKIFQN; encoded by the coding sequence ATGAAGCTAAATAAAAATTTAATTGTTGTATTGTTTGTTGCTTTATCAACGACATTTAATAGCTGTGCAACGGCGCAGTCTTCCAATAAAAAGCAAAAATATAAAGTTGCAGTTTGCGATTGGATGATTTTAAAAAGACAAAAACTAGGTGCTTTTGGTTTGGCCGCTGAAATAAAAGCAGACGGAATCGAACTCGATATGGGAGGTTTAGGAAACAGACCAACATTTGACAGTAAATTAGGCGACCCAGTTGAAAGACAAAAATTCTTAGATAAATCAAAAGAAACTGGTGTTGGAATCAGCTCGATTGCGATGTCAGGATTTTATGCACAATCTTTTGCCACAAGAGAAATCACACCAATGATTACCGATTGTATTCAGGCGATGAAAAACATGAAAGTAAAAGTGGCTTATCTTCCGTTAGGAACACAAACGGATTTAGTTAAAAATCCAGAGTTGCGTCCAGAAGTGATTAAAAGACTGCAATGGGCAGGAAAAGAAGTGGGGAAAATAGGTGGTGTAATTGCGATTGAAACCTCTTTAGACGCGACAGAGGAGAAAAAACTTTTAGACGAAGTAGGTTCAAAATACATTAAAAGCTCTTTCAATTTTGCGAATGCTTTAGATAATAAAAGAGATATTTCATCAGAATTGAAAATATTAGGAAAGAAATACGTAGCACAGATTCACGCTTCCAACACCGATCAGTTTTGGTTAGAAAATGACAAAGCGATCGACATGCCAAAAATCAAACAAACTTTGGATGAAATGAAATGGAGCGGATGGCTTATTGTAGAGCGTTCTCGTGACGTAACGCAAGTGCATAATGTAAAAGCCAATTACGGAGCAAACGTAGCTTATTTAAAGAAGATTTTTCAGAATTAA
- a CDS encoding glycoside hydrolase family 20 zincin-like fold domain-containing protein — MKYLQLLFLCFYVSFATAQNITVISDPSSPRAKFGAEKLSETLSAKGFSVTSSDKFKKSKDKVIVIGEKGTDFWKKNAKSAKIDDSKLNKKEGFQIRTQNNVIYIEGTDASGALYGALELTDKIKASGKFPSEINIDDSPEMVLRGACIGMQKPVYLPGRDVYEYPYTPETFPWFYDKALWIKYLDMLVDNRMNSLYLWNGHPFASLVKLKEYPFAVEVSDEDFKKNEEIYKFLTVEANKRGIWVIQMFYNIIVSKPFAEHYNIKTQDRSRPITPLLSDYTRKSIAAFIEKYPNVGLMVCLGEAINTVDDDVEWFTKTIIPGVRDGLQALGKTEEPPIILRSHDTDGPLVMEKSLPLYKNLYTESKYTGESLTTYTPGGPWGETHKQLSALKSIHIENVHILANLEPFRYGSPDFIQKTVKAMHSVHGANALHLYPQASYWDWPYSADKTKSGERLLEMDRDWIWYKAWARYAWDSKRDRNEEVKFWDNDLAAKFGTSQEAANNILKAYEETGEIAPKTLRRFGITEGNRQTLLLGMFESQLVNPSKWRVYPGFHESCGPAGELLLEYAKKEWNKEPHSGELPTQIIAEITEHGRLAVEAIDKAEASVTKDKEEFERLKNDMHAYKAFADFFSEKVKAALLVLRYSYSNDINDLDKALPHLEKSIEYYELLVKLTKDTYYYANSMQTAQRRIPIGGDDGNNKTWAELLPHYERELANFKRNLEKLKTSKDGKIETKEGKPWKPAEVTFIDEKPGTYLVKTGTKVYGTDISELTKVAPELQNLRGYSFVENDQNEKGTHLKFRNTKAVKLVVGYFNSDQKRFLLPPSLETDAAGNAHGQAEVILASAMNLKDLPRVNIHTYTFQPGENKLDLGKGKVLILGFIDADRIITPRDVGYIDAGEKAAIDWLFY, encoded by the coding sequence ATGAAATATTTACAATTACTTTTTTTATGTTTTTACGTCTCTTTCGCGACAGCGCAAAACATCACTGTTATTAGTGATCCGAGTTCGCCAAGAGCAAAATTTGGAGCAGAGAAATTATCAGAAACCCTTTCAGCAAAAGGTTTCAGCGTAACGTCTTCTGATAAATTCAAAAAATCAAAAGATAAAGTAATTGTAATTGGAGAAAAAGGAACCGATTTCTGGAAGAAAAATGCTAAAAGTGCTAAAATTGACGATAGCAAATTAAACAAGAAAGAAGGTTTTCAGATTCGTACTCAAAATAATGTAATTTATATTGAAGGAACAGATGCAAGCGGAGCTTTGTATGGAGCCTTAGAATTAACAGATAAAATTAAAGCTTCAGGAAAATTTCCTTCAGAAATCAATATTGACGATAGTCCAGAAATGGTTTTGAGAGGCGCTTGTATCGGAATGCAGAAACCCGTTTATCTTCCAGGACGAGATGTTTACGAATATCCATATACACCAGAAACTTTCCCGTGGTTTTATGACAAAGCTTTATGGATTAAATATTTAGATATGCTGGTAGACAACCGCATGAACTCTTTGTATTTATGGAATGGACATCCTTTTGCTTCTTTGGTGAAATTAAAAGAATATCCGTTTGCTGTAGAAGTAAGTGATGAAGATTTCAAAAAGAATGAGGAAATCTATAAATTCTTAACAGTTGAAGCCAATAAACGTGGAATCTGGGTAATTCAGATGTTTTATAATATTATTGTTTCTAAGCCTTTTGCAGAGCATTACAACATTAAAACACAAGATCGTTCAAGACCAATCACGCCATTATTGTCTGATTATACTAGAAAATCTATTGCGGCTTTTATCGAAAAATATCCAAACGTTGGATTAATGGTTTGTTTGGGAGAAGCAATCAACACCGTTGATGATGATGTAGAATGGTTTACCAAAACTATTATTCCGGGTGTTCGTGACGGTTTACAAGCATTAGGAAAAACAGAAGAACCGCCAATTATCCTTCGTTCTCACGATACAGATGGACCTTTGGTTATGGAAAAATCACTTCCGTTATACAAAAACTTATATACAGAAAGTAAATATACGGGAGAATCTTTAACGACTTATACGCCGGGAGGTCCTTGGGGAGAAACCCACAAACAGTTGAGTGCTTTAAAATCAATTCACATTGAGAACGTTCATATTTTGGCTAATTTAGAACCTTTTAGATACGGTTCGCCAGATTTTATCCAGAAAACCGTAAAAGCGATGCACAGCGTTCACGGTGCAAATGCACTGCATTTATATCCGCAAGCTTCGTATTGGGATTGGCCATATTCGGCAGATAAAACAAAATCAGGAGAACGTTTATTAGAAATGGATCGTGACTGGATTTGGTACAAAGCTTGGGCAAGATATGCTTGGGATAGCAAAAGAGATCGAAACGAAGAAGTTAAATTCTGGGATAATGATTTAGCTGCGAAATTCGGAACGAGTCAGGAAGCTGCAAATAACATTTTAAAAGCTTACGAAGAAACAGGAGAAATTGCTCCGAAAACCTTAAGACGTTTCGGAATCACAGAAGGTAACCGTCAAACTTTATTATTAGGAATGTTTGAAAGTCAGTTGGTAAATCCGTCGAAATGGAGAGTATATCCTGGATTCCACGAATCATGCGGACCAGCGGGCGAATTGCTTTTAGAATATGCTAAAAAAGAGTGGAATAAAGAACCGCATTCGGGCGAACTTCCAACGCAGATTATTGCTGAAATTACAGAACACGGAAGATTAGCTGTTGAAGCAATCGACAAAGCTGAAGCAAGTGTAACCAAAGACAAAGAAGAATTTGAGCGTCTTAAAAATGATATGCATGCGTATAAGGCTTTTGCCGATTTCTTCTCAGAAAAAGTAAAAGCAGCTTTATTAGTTTTAAGATACAGTTATTCAAATGATATTAACGATTTAGACAAAGCTTTGCCTCATTTAGAAAAAAGTATTGAGTATTATGAGTTATTGGTAAAACTAACAAAAGATACGTACTATTATGCTAACAGTATGCAGACTGCTCAACGCCGAATCCCGATTGGGGGAGACGACGGAAACAACAAAACTTGGGCTGAATTGTTACCGCATTATGAGCGTGAATTGGCTAATTTCAAAAGAAATCTTGAGAAGCTAAAAACTTCAAAAGACGGTAAAATAGAAACCAAAGAAGGTAAACCTTGGAAACCAGCGGAAGTAACTTTCATCGATGAAAAACCGGGAACTTATTTAGTAAAAACAGGTACAAAAGTTTACGGAACAGATATTTCTGAATTGACCAAAGTAGCTCCAGAACTTCAGAATTTAAGAGGTTATTCTTTTGTAGAAAACGATCAAAACGAAAAAGGAACACATTTGAAGTTTAGAAATACAAAAGCGGTTAAATTAGTGGTGGGTTATTTCAATTCAGATCAAAAGAGATTTTTATTGCCGCCAAGTTTGGAGACAGATGCAGCAGGAAATGCGCACGGTCAAGCCGAAGTAATTCTGGCAAGTGCCATGAATTTAAAAGATTTGCCTCGTGTAAACATTCATACCTATACGTTCCAGCCGGGCGAGAATAAATTAGATTTAGGTAAAGGAAAAGTATTGATTTTAGGTTTCATCGATGCAGATCGAATCATAACACCACGCGATGTTGGATATATCGATGCAGGAGAAAAAGCAGCTATTGACTGGTTGTTTTATTAG
- a CDS encoding sialidase family protein — protein sequence MKLAKLAFVLFGLFLLGSCKSALEKKSWKEGILVDEFIYDKAPYPSCHAVTIVEATNGDLVASWFGGTHERHPDVCIYVAIKPKGSDKWGEGVKVADGVMKEGPRLPTWNPVLYQIPGGDLMLFYKIGPKPSEWWGVIRTSSDGGKTWSEAQKMPDGFLGPIKNKPVLLSNGTLLCPSSIEGDGWRLRMESTPDFGKTWVMGDTLPRGKQKINAIQPSILFHKDGSIQAIGRTRNRAIFSTFSKDNGKTWSDVELIGLPNNNSGTDAVTLKDGRHLLVYNHVLPPGKEAKGPRTPLNVSVSKDGIHWNAALVLEDSKISQYSYPSIIQSSDGMVHIVYTWRREKLKYVKVDPSKLVALPIKNGIWPGEEGKVVTAVKAEEE from the coding sequence ATGAAGTTAGCAAAATTAGCATTTGTCTTGTTTGGACTTTTCCTTTTAGGAAGTTGTAAATCGGCTTTGGAGAAAAAGAGTTGGAAAGAAGGAATTTTAGTAGATGAATTTATTTATGATAAAGCACCTTATCCGTCTTGCCACGCCGTTACAATTGTCGAAGCTACAAATGGTGATTTAGTTGCCTCATGGTTTGGTGGAACTCACGAGAGACACCCAGATGTTTGCATTTATGTGGCCATTAAACCAAAAGGAAGTGATAAATGGGGAGAAGGTGTAAAAGTTGCCGATGGTGTGATGAAAGAAGGGCCGAGATTACCAACTTGGAATCCGGTTTTATATCAAATTCCGGGAGGCGATTTAATGTTATTCTACAAAATAGGACCAAAACCATCGGAATGGTGGGGCGTAATCAGAACTTCATCTGATGGTGGAAAAACGTGGTCTGAGGCTCAAAAAATGCCAGACGGTTTCTTAGGGCCAATCAAAAATAAACCAGTTTTATTAAGCAACGGAACATTATTATGTCCGTCAAGTATCGAAGGCGACGGTTGGAGACTTCGTATGGAATCTACTCCAGATTTCGGTAAAACTTGGGTAATGGGTGATACGCTTCCAAGAGGAAAACAAAAAATCAATGCGATTCAGCCAAGTATTTTGTTTCATAAAGATGGAAGTATTCAAGCCATCGGAAGAACTAGAAATAGAGCTATTTTCAGCACATTTTCAAAAGACAACGGAAAAACTTGGTCGGATGTTGAGTTAATCGGACTTCCAAATAACAACTCAGGAACTGATGCTGTAACGTTAAAAGATGGTAGACATTTATTAGTTTACAATCACGTTCTTCCTCCAGGAAAAGAAGCGAAAGGGCCAAGAACGCCTTTAAATGTTTCTGTTTCTAAAGACGGAATCCATTGGAATGCGGCTTTAGTTTTAGAAGATTCAAAAATCAGCCAATATTCTTATCCTTCAATTATTCAAAGTTCAGACGGAATGGTGCATATTGTGTACACTTGGAGAAGAGAAAAACTGAAATATGTAAAAGTAGATCCAAGTAAATTAGTAGCTCTTCCAATTAAAAACGGAATCTGGCCAGGTGAAGAAGGAAAAGTAGTTACAGCGGTAAAAGCGGAAGAAGAATAA